The following proteins come from a genomic window of Nostoc sp. ATCC 53789:
- a CDS encoding DUF433 domain-containing protein, translated as MSATDIGTLIVKSPETLGGRPRIAGTRVSVQRITAWYKLGLNAEEIAERMGNVNLTQVYAALTYYHANREEIEAYIFAERADYKRLATEMGQAI; from the coding sequence ATGTCGGCTACTGATATTGGAACACTGATTGTTAAGTCACCTGAAACTCTAGGGGGTCGTCCTCGCATTGCTGGTACTAGAGTTTCTGTTCAACGCATTACAGCTTGGTATAAACTTGGGCTGAATGCAGAAGAAATTGCTGAACGCATGGGAAATGTAAATCTTACACAAGTCTATGCTGCTCTAACTTATTATCACGCTAATCGAGAGGAAATTGAGGCATATATTTTTGCTGAAAGAGCAGATTACAAGCGATTAGCTACAGAAATGGGGCAAGCAATATGA
- a CDS encoding DUF5615 family PIN-like protein — MSLIRLFIDEDSMDQRFIKALRARGVDVTSVGEVETISSSDKEQLTLATELQRVLYIQCW, encoded by the coding sequence ATGAGTCTAATTCGATTATTTATTGATGAAGACTCAATGGATCAGCGATTTATCAAAGCATTGAGAGCAAGGGGAGTGGACGTTACAAGTGTTGGTGAAGTTGAAACGATTAGTTCTAGCGATAAGGAACAACTGACTTTAGCAACTGAACTGCAAAGAGTTTTATACATTCAATGTTGGTGA
- the nifW gene encoding nitrogenase-stabilizing/protective protein NifW yields MTGTIDEFKKLVDAEEFFQFFNMSYDLEVVNVHRLHILKKFSQHMQEIDDNSPDLSQEEKLNQYSLALQKAYQLFIESTAYEQKLFKVFNDKPKNVVTLTEITSD; encoded by the coding sequence ATGACTGGAACTATTGATGAATTCAAGAAGCTCGTAGATGCAGAAGAATTTTTTCAATTCTTTAATATGTCCTACGACTTAGAAGTTGTGAATGTACATCGTCTACATATTCTGAAAAAGTTTTCTCAACACATGCAGGAAATTGATGATAATTCTCCTGACTTGAGTCAAGAAGAGAAATTAAATCAATATTCTTTGGCTTTGCAAAAAGCTTATCAGCTATTTATCGAATCGACAGCTTATGAACAAAAGCTGTTCAAAGTGTTTAACGACAAGCCGAAAAATGTAGTCACACTGACAGAAATCACTTCTGATTAG
- a CDS encoding site-specific integrase, translating to MHNQGQDKYQQAFADLEPVSSTDGSFLGSSLQAQQQKEHMRTKVLLELEKVNLRLKSAKAKVTIRESNGSLQLRATLPIKPGDKDSNGTGRKQYNLSLNIPSNLDGLKTAEEEAYELGKLIARKTFEWNDKYLGNEAIKKEFKTIEELLEEFENEYFKTHKRTTKSEHTFFYYFSRTKRFTNPKDLATAENLISSIEQIDKEWSKYNAARAIAAFCMTFKIDIDLSKYSKMPENNSRNIPTDAEIYDGILKFEDYLNNRGNQVNQNLQDSWQLWRWTYGMLAVFGLRPRELFINPDIDWWLSQENVDLTWKVHKDSKTGERQALPLHRQWIEDFDLRNPKYLEMLRSAIAKKDNTNHAEITALTQRVSWWFRKIGLDFKPYDLRHAWAIRAHILGIPIKAAADNLGHSVQVHTQTYQRWFSLDMRKLAINQALSKRNEVELIREENAKLRMENDKLRLEIEKLKMEMVYKQS from the coding sequence ATGCATAATCAGGGTCAAGACAAGTATCAACAAGCTTTTGCAGACTTAGAGCCTGTTTCATCTACCGATGGCAGTTTTCTTGGCTCAAGTCTGCAAGCACAGCAGCAAAAAGAACACATGAGAACGAAAGTACTACTAGAATTAGAGAAAGTTAATCTGCGTTTGAAGTCTGCAAAGGCAAAGGTGACAATTAGAGAATCGAATGGAAGTCTGCAATTACGGGCGACGTTACCAATTAAACCTGGAGACAAAGATAGTAATGGTACTGGGAGAAAGCAATACAATCTCAGTTTAAATATTCCCTCTAACTTAGATGGACTCAAAACGGCTGAGGAAGAAGCCTATGAATTAGGGAAGTTAATCGCTCGTAAAACGTTTGAATGGAATGATAAATATTTAGGTAATGAGGCAATTAAAAAAGAATTTAAGACTATAGAAGAATTACTTGAGGAATTTGAGAATGAGTATTTTAAAACTCATAAACGAACTACTAAAAGCGAGCATACTTTTTTTTATTACTTTTCCCGAACAAAGAGATTTACGAATCCTAAAGATTTGGCAACTGCTGAAAATCTGATCAGTTCAATTGAACAAATCGATAAGGAATGGTCTAAGTATAATGCAGCTAGGGCGATCGCAGCATTTTGCATGACATTTAAAATCGACATCGATTTATCTAAATATTCCAAAATGCCGGAGAATAATTCCCGCAATATACCTACAGATGCGGAAATATATGATGGAATTCTCAAGTTTGAAGATTACCTAAATAATAGAGGTAATCAAGTTAATCAAAATCTTCAAGATAGCTGGCAACTTTGGCGCTGGACGTATGGAATGTTAGCAGTTTTTGGTTTGCGTCCACGAGAACTTTTTATTAATCCTGATATTGATTGGTGGTTGAGTCAAGAAAATGTAGATTTGACATGGAAAGTTCATAAGGATTCTAAGACTGGTGAGAGACAAGCATTGCCATTACATAGACAATGGATTGAGGATTTTGATTTGAGAAATCCAAAATATTTAGAGATGTTGAGAAGTGCGATCGCTAAAAAAGATAACACTAATCATGCTGAGATAACGGCGTTAACACAGCGAGTTAGTTGGTGGTTTCGCAAGATAGGATTGGACTTTAAACCTTATGATTTACGCCACGCTTGGGCAATTCGGGCGCATATTTTGGGAATTCCAATTAAAGCGGCGGCGGATAATTTGGGGCATAGTGTGCAAGTTCACACGCAAACTTATCAGCGTTGGTTCTCGCTAGATATGCGGAAGTTAGCGATTAATCAGGCTTTGAGTAAGAGGAATGAAGTTGAGTTGATTAGGGAGGAGAATGCAAAGTTGAGGATGGAGAATGACAAGTTGAGATTGGAGATTGAGAAGTTGAAAATGGAAATGGTTTATAAACAAAGTTAA
- a CDS encoding NifX-associated nitrogen fixation protein: protein MTANNSVNGTATTEVLNSPFLKVLIKQIRGQDSYGVYRTWSDELILKPFIVTKQKKREISVEGEVDAVTQARIMAFFRAVAAGIEQETGLISQVVVDLSHEGFGWALVFSGRLLLTVKTLRDAHRFGFDSLEKLAEEGENYVKKGLDLAKRFPEVGKI, encoded by the coding sequence ATGACCGCAAATAATAGTGTGAACGGAACCGCTACAACTGAAGTCTTGAACTCACCTTTTCTTAAGGTATTAATCAAACAAATCCGTGGTCAAGACAGCTATGGAGTTTATCGTACTTGGTCGGATGAGTTGATTCTCAAACCCTTTATTGTCACCAAACAAAAGAAACGGGAAATCTCCGTTGAGGGCGAAGTTGATGCGGTAACTCAAGCCCGGATTATGGCATTTTTTCGAGCTGTAGCGGCTGGAATTGAACAAGAAACAGGTTTGATATCCCAGGTTGTAGTTGATTTGAGCCATGAAGGATTTGGCTGGGCGCTAGTTTTTTCCGGTCGTCTTTTGCTAACTGTGAAAACCCTGCGAGATGCTCATCGCTTTGGCTTTGACTCGTTAGAGAAATTGGCAGAAGAGGGAGAAAACTACGTCAAAAAAGGTCTTGATTTGGCGAAACGCTTTCCTGAAGTTGGCAAAATTTAA
- a CDS encoding SMI1/KNR4 family protein, whose amino-acid sequence MSALTEALEFVGDWVQQYMSNHPAAMNRGLSRDAIEAKAKELPFYLPEEIYELYQWKNGGVNPFLPHPDAWDLATFFSLEEAISIAQDWKGSFHLFSLFMVEDGGYFFVGTQEKCQTAPIYCNDIPEEVVEREPNYPSLTSMVQELVEELRSRS is encoded by the coding sequence ATGTCTGCTTTAACTGAAGCTCTTGAGTTTGTTGGTGATTGGGTACAGCAATATATGTCAAATCATCCTGCTGCAATGAACCGAGGATTAAGCCGTGATGCAATTGAGGCAAAAGCTAAAGAACTTCCTTTTTATTTACCAGAAGAAATTTATGAACTTTATCAATGGAAAAACGGTGGTGTAAATCCTTTTCTTCCTCATCCCGATGCTTGGGATCTTGCCACATTCTTCTCATTGGAAGAAGCAATTAGTATTGCTCAAGATTGGAAAGGTTCTTTTCATTTGTTTTCCCTTTTCATGGTCGAGGATGGTGGATATTTTTTTGTGGGAACGCAGGAAAAATGTCAAACTGCTCCAATTTATTGCAACGATATTCCTGAAGAAGTGGTTGAAAGAGAGCCAAACTATCCCAGTTTGACTAGTATGGTGCAAGAGTTGGTTGAGGAGTTGAGAAGCAGAAGTTAA
- a CDS encoding dienelactone hydrolase family protein produces MVETTNIEINTAKVKVPNNDLEIDAYLAQPAENGTFGAVIVFPEIFGINSNIRDITELIAKQGYVAIAPAMYQRIAPGFEADFSAEDVGFSPESYRLGLEYYQKVKYQDILSDIQATITYLKTLPNVKDDAIGVIGFCFGGHVAYIAATFPDIKATASFYGAGITTSSYGEETPTINRISEIQGTIYAFFGTRDTLISQAETEQIEAELKKHQINNRVFRYDAGHGFFAGFFKDKYPFMEQHPSYNPEAAPDAWQHVIELFQNHL; encoded by the coding sequence ATGGTAGAAACAACAAACATCGAAATTAATACTGCAAAAGTCAAAGTACCGAACAATGACTTGGAAATCGATGCTTACTTAGCTCAACCAGCAGAAAATGGAACTTTTGGAGCGGTTATAGTTTTTCCAGAAATTTTTGGAATCAATAGTAATATTCGAGATATCACCGAACTAATCGCTAAACAAGGTTATGTAGCAATCGCCCCGGCGATGTATCAACGTATTGCTCCTGGTTTTGAGGCTGACTTTAGCGCTGAAGATGTTGGGTTTAGTCCAGAAAGCTATAGGTTGGGGTTGGAATACTATCAAAAAGTAAAGTATCAAGATATTTTAAGTGATATTCAAGCTACCATTACTTACCTTAAAACTTTACCCAATGTCAAAGATGATGCGATCGGTGTCATTGGTTTCTGTTTTGGTGGTCATGTTGCTTACATCGCTGCGACTTTCCCTGATATCAAAGCAACAGCTTCGTTTTACGGTGCTGGGATTACCACGTCTAGTTATGGCGAAGAGACTCCAACTATTAATCGCATCTCGGAAATTCAAGGTACTATTTATGCCTTTTTTGGTACAAGAGATACATTAATTTCCCAAGCGGAAACCGAGCAAATTGAGGCAGAATTAAAGAAACATCAAATAAATAATCGTGTATTTCGATACGATGCCGGACATGGCTTCTTTGCCGGATTTTTCAAAGACAAGTACCCATTTATGGAACAACACCCAAGTTACAATCCTGAAGCTGCTCCTGATGCTTGGCAACATGTTATAGAACTGTTTCAAAATCACTTGTGA
- a CDS encoding Mo-dependent nitrogenase C-terminal domain-containing protein, with translation METINHTHEHTHTHPHPNYHPPNQKKRGWFNNLLNPLRRVVDEIQVKNNRFAHLICQTIPCCCPFERQIKLFGKSIDIPPLCKLNPLYDEFVGLRFRALSYLADVCGEDVTRYIC, from the coding sequence ATGGAAACCATCAATCATACTCACGAACATACTCACACTCATCCTCATCCTAATTACCATCCACCTAACCAGAAAAAACGAGGGTGGTTCAACAATCTTCTTAATCCGTTGCGGCGTGTGGTGGATGAAATTCAGGTTAAAAATAATCGCTTCGCTCATCTAATTTGCCAAACAATTCCTTGTTGTTGTCCCTTTGAGCGACAAATTAAATTATTTGGGAAGTCTATTGATATTCCACCACTATGTAAACTCAATCCTTTATATGACGAATTTGTAGGATTGCGTTTCCGCGCTCTATCTTACCTCGCTGATGTCTGTGGAGAGGATGTCACAAGATACATTTGTTAG
- the nifE gene encoding nitrogenase iron-molybdenum cofactor biosynthesis protein NifE, whose product MKSTQGKINELLTETGCEHNQHKQAEKKNKSCAQQAQPGAAQGGCAFDGAMIALVPIADAAHLVHGPIACAGNSWGSRGSLSSGPQLYKMGFTTDLGENDVIFGGEKKLYKAILELHERYQPAAVFVYATCVTALIGDDIDAVCKAAAEKIGTPVVPVIAPGFIGSKNLGNRFGGESLLEYVVGTAEPEHTTPYDINLIGEYNIAGEMWGVTPLLEKLGIRILSKITGDARYNEIRYAHRAKLNVMICSRALLNMARKMEERYNIPYIEESFYGIDDMNRCLRNIAAKLGDADLQERTEKLIAEETAALDLALAPYRARLKGKRVVLYTGGVKSWSIISAARDLGIEVVATSTRKSTEEDKAKIKKLIGNDGIMLEKGNAQELLQLVKDTRADMLIAGGRNQYTALKARIPFLDINQERHHPYAGYVGMIEMARELYEALYSPIWEQIRKPAPWEEEEEV is encoded by the coding sequence ATGAAAAGCACCCAAGGTAAAATCAACGAGCTGCTGACTGAGACAGGATGCGAACATAATCAGCACAAACAAGCGGAAAAGAAAAACAAATCATGCGCTCAACAGGCACAACCTGGCGCGGCTCAAGGGGGCTGTGCCTTTGATGGTGCAATGATTGCTCTAGTGCCGATCGCAGATGCAGCGCATCTAGTCCACGGGCCGATCGCCTGTGCTGGTAATTCCTGGGGCAGTCGTGGTAGTCTGTCGTCTGGCCCTCAACTCTACAAAATGGGCTTTACGACTGACTTGGGTGAAAATGATGTCATCTTCGGCGGCGAAAAGAAGCTTTACAAAGCGATTCTGGAACTTCACGAGCGCTACCAACCAGCAGCAGTATTCGTCTATGCCACTTGCGTTACAGCCCTAATTGGCGATGATATCGATGCTGTCTGCAAAGCTGCGGCTGAGAAAATTGGTACTCCTGTTGTTCCCGTCATTGCTCCAGGATTCATTGGCAGTAAAAATTTGGGCAACCGTTTTGGCGGTGAATCTTTATTAGAATATGTTGTCGGAACAGCAGAACCGGAACATACAACGCCCTATGATATTAACTTAATCGGTGAATACAACATCGCCGGTGAAATGTGGGGAGTAACACCACTGCTAGAAAAATTAGGCATCCGTATTTTGTCTAAAATTACGGGCGATGCTCGCTACAATGAAATTCGCTACGCCCACCGCGCCAAGCTCAACGTCATGATCTGCTCACGAGCGTTGCTGAATATGGCGAGAAAGATGGAGGAGCGTTACAACATCCCCTACATTGAAGAGTCTTTCTACGGCATCGATGATATGAATCGCTGTCTGCGAAACATCGCCGCTAAATTAGGCGACGCTGATTTACAGGAGCGGACAGAAAAACTAATTGCAGAAGAAACGGCTGCTTTAGATTTGGCATTAGCTCCTTATCGCGCTCGACTCAAAGGTAAGCGGGTTGTCTTATATACTGGTGGTGTTAAGAGTTGGTCGATTATTTCGGCTGCTAGAGACTTAGGCATTGAAGTTGTTGCTACCAGTACTCGCAAAAGTACTGAAGAAGATAAAGCCAAAATCAAGAAGTTGATTGGCAACGATGGCATCATGCTAGAGAAAGGCAACGCTCAAGAATTGCTACAACTGGTTAAAGACACTCGCGCAGATATGCTGATTGCTGGTGGACGTAACCAATACACAGCTTTGAAAGCTCGAATTCCTTTCCTTGATATCAACCAAGAACGCCACCATCCTTATGCAGGTTATGTGGGAATGATTGAGATGGCGCGGGAACTGTACGAAGCTTTGTATAGCCCGATTTGGGAACAAATACGCAAACCCGCTCCTTGGGAAGAAGAGGAGGAAGTTTAA
- the nifN gene encoding nitrogenase iron-molybdenum cofactor biosynthesis protein NifN: MAIVTASNKALTVNPLKQSQALGATLAFLGLKGTMPLFHGSQGCTAFAKVVLVRHFREAIPLATTAMTEVTTILGGEENVEQAILTLVEKANPEIIGLCTTGLTETRGDDIEGFLKEIRDRHPELNDLAIVFAPTPDFKGALQDGFAVAVESIVKEIPRAGGLRTEQVTILAGSAFTPGDVQEIKEIVTSFGLVPIFVPDLGASLDGHLEDNYSAVTVSGTTLKQLREVGSSAFTLALGESMRGAAKILEERFGTPYEVFGELTGLEPIDEFIQALAILSGNSVPEKYRRQRRQLQDAMLDTHFYFGAKRVSLALEPDLLWSTVHFLQSMGAQIHAVVTTTRSHLLEKLPVKSITIGDLEDFESLAGGSDLLIGNSNVGAIAKRLSIPLYRLGLPIYDRLGNGQFTKVGYRGTMELLFGIGNLFLEAEEARVKQFQEFGIVSAEF, from the coding sequence ATGGCGATCGTTACCGCTTCTAACAAAGCACTGACAGTTAATCCCCTCAAGCAAAGTCAAGCTTTGGGCGCAACCTTAGCCTTTTTGGGATTGAAAGGGACAATGCCTTTATTCCACGGTTCTCAAGGTTGTACTGCTTTCGCTAAAGTTGTCCTGGTGCGGCATTTCCGGGAAGCGATTCCCCTAGCTACCACCGCGATGACGGAAGTCACTACCATTTTGGGTGGTGAAGAGAATGTGGAGCAAGCAATTCTGACTCTGGTGGAAAAGGCTAACCCGGAAATTATTGGTTTATGTACCACTGGGTTGACGGAAACTAGAGGCGATGACATCGAAGGTTTTCTTAAGGAAATCCGCGATCGCCATCCCGAATTGAATGATTTAGCGATCGTTTTTGCACCTACCCCAGATTTTAAAGGTGCGTTGCAAGATGGTTTTGCCGTTGCTGTCGAAAGCATAGTTAAGGAAATTCCTCGCGCGGGTGGACTCAGAACTGAACAAGTCACAATTTTGGCGGGTTCTGCTTTCACACCTGGGGATGTACAGGAAATCAAAGAGATAGTTACGTCCTTTGGACTAGTGCCGATCTTTGTACCTGACCTTGGCGCTTCTCTAGATGGACATTTAGAGGATAATTATAGTGCGGTTACAGTCAGTGGAACTACCTTAAAACAGCTACGAGAAGTTGGTAGTTCTGCCTTTACCCTGGCATTGGGTGAAAGTATGCGGGGGGCTGCAAAGATTCTCGAAGAACGCTTTGGCACGCCTTATGAGGTGTTTGGCGAACTGACGGGATTAGAACCGATAGATGAATTTATCCAAGCATTGGCGATTCTGAGCGGTAATAGCGTACCCGAAAAATACCGCCGCCAACGTCGTCAGTTGCAAGATGCGATGCTGGACACCCACTTTTACTTCGGTGCAAAACGAGTTTCCTTAGCACTAGAACCAGACTTGTTGTGGTCAACCGTGCATTTCCTGCAATCGATGGGAGCGCAAATTCATGCAGTGGTGACAACCACGCGATCGCACCTCTTAGAAAAACTCCCAGTTAAAAGTATCACCATCGGCGACTTAGAAGACTTTGAGAGTCTAGCGGGCGGTTCTGATTTGCTAATTGGTAACTCGAATGTTGGTGCGATCGCAAAACGGCTCTCAATTCCTCTTTATCGTCTAGGATTGCCCATTTATGACCGTTTAGGTAATGGTCAATTTACTAAAGTTGGCTATCGAGGCACGATGGAGCTTTTATTTGGCATCGGCAACCTGTTTTTAGAGGCAGAAGAAGCGAGAGTTAAGCAGTTCCAAGAGTTTGGAATTGTGAGCGCTGAGTTTTGA
- a CDS encoding CCE_0567 family metalloprotein — MTIEEIQAKIRRLNSKAGQMKMDLHDLAEGLPTDYKQLMDVAAATYEIYRQLDELKQHLKQLENAK; from the coding sequence ATGACAATTGAGGAAATACAAGCAAAAATCAGACGGCTGAACAGCAAAGCAGGTCAAATGAAGATGGATCTGCATGATTTAGCTGAAGGTCTGCCAACAGATTACAAACAACTTATGGATGTTGCCGCCGCAACTTATGAAATCTATCGCCAGTTAGATGAACTTAAGCAACATCTGAAACAATTGGAGAATGCTAAATGA
- the nifX gene encoding nitrogen fixation protein NifX, whose protein sequence is MKIAFTTSDRVHINAHFGWAKMIDVYEITDEGYHFVETLNFEGELKEDGNEDKINPKLQAIGDCTIVYVTAIGGSAAARLIKKGVTPVKARSEEEEISEVLNKLVKTLKGNPPPWLRKALQPKTTNFADEIEDEATV, encoded by the coding sequence ATGAAAATAGCCTTCACAACGAGCGACCGAGTTCATATTAACGCCCACTTCGGATGGGCAAAAATGATTGATGTTTACGAAATTACCGATGAGGGATATCACTTCGTAGAAACCCTCAATTTTGAAGGCGAACTCAAAGAAGATGGGAATGAAGACAAAATCAACCCAAAACTTCAGGCAATAGGCGACTGTACGATTGTTTATGTAACAGCAATTGGTGGTAGTGCCGCCGCTCGGTTAATCAAGAAAGGTGTCACCCCAGTGAAGGCGCGATCGGAAGAAGAAGAAATTAGTGAAGTGCTAAATAAGCTAGTCAAAACCCTCAAAGGTAATCCTCCACCTTGGTTGCGTAAAGCTTTACAGCCAAAAACCACAAACTTTGCTGATGAAATTGAAGACGAAGCAACAGTATGA
- a CDS encoding DUF2267 domain-containing protein, with translation MPDQSFRTNIPEVDPTEIEDTRTAIADEHHSFLEKVMVKSGFADLYDARDFTEVVFRVMRDLMTTEASDRVESELHTEAVPTDEKALQFEVAELWKDTNPIVRFLSRIRQPLRGPAPIGIDSNLFLRRVANEGGIPGTVDAEQAVKAVFSATKDELSQERIQEIAGWLPDRIRELWEQA, from the coding sequence ATGCCAGATCAAAGTTTTAGAACAAATATTCCAGAAGTTGACCCAACAGAGATTGAAGATACTCGAACTGCGATCGCTGATGAACATCACTCCTTTCTTGAAAAGGTTATGGTTAAAAGCGGATTTGCGGATTTGTATGATGCAAGAGACTTTACCGAAGTTGTGTTTCGCGTCATGCGCGACTTAATGACCACAGAAGCAAGCGATCGCGTCGAGTCAGAACTGCATACAGAGGCTGTGCCTACAGATGAAAAAGCACTCCAGTTTGAAGTGGCTGAACTCTGGAAAGACACTAACCCCATTGTGAGATTTTTAAGTCGAATCCGTCAACCTTTAAGAGGCCCGGCTCCCATTGGAATTGATTCCAATCTATTTCTGCGGCGGGTTGCTAATGAAGGAGGGATTCCAGGAACAGTTGACGCAGAACAGGCAGTTAAAGCGGTATTTTCTGCTACCAAAGACGAACTTTCCCAAGAGCGGATTCAGGAAATTGCTGGCTGGCTTCCTGACCGTATCCGTGAGCTTTGGGAGCAAGCTTAA
- the nifK gene encoding nitrogenase molybdenum-iron protein subunit beta has product MPQNPEKIQDHVELFHQPEYQQLFENKKQFENGHDPEEVKRVSEWTKGWDYREKNFAREALTVNPAKGCQPLGAIFAAVGFEGTLPFVQGSQGCVAYFRTHLTRHYKEPFSGVSSSMTEDAAVFGGLQNMIDGLANSYQLYKPKMIAVCTTCMAEVIGDDLQAFINNSKQAGSVPQDFPVPYAHTPSFVGSHITGYDNMMKGILSNLTAGHKKETSNGKINFIPGFDTYVGNNREIKRIASLFGFDYTILADNSDYLDSPNTGEFDMYPGGTKLEDAADSINAKATIALQAHSTPKTREYIEKEWKQPTSVSRPWGIKGTDEFLMKLSELSGIPIPEELEIERGRAVDAMTDSHSWIHGKRFAIYGEPDLVYSVVGFMLEMGAEPVHVLVHNSNEVFEAEMKELLASSPFGQHATVWPGKDLWHMRSLLFTEPVDFLVGNTYGKYLWRDTKIPLVRIGYPIMDRHHLHRYATIGYQGVINLLNWTVNTLFEEIDRNTNIPSKTDISYDLIR; this is encoded by the coding sequence ATGCCTCAGAATCCAGAAAAAATTCAAGATCACGTCGAGTTATTCCACCAACCTGAGTACCAACAGCTATTTGAAAACAAAAAGCAGTTTGAAAATGGTCACGATCCCGAAGAAGTAAAACGGGTTTCAGAGTGGACAAAGGGTTGGGATTATCGTGAAAAGAACTTCGCTCGTGAAGCTTTAACCGTTAACCCTGCTAAAGGCTGTCAACCACTAGGAGCAATTTTTGCTGCTGTTGGTTTTGAAGGTACTCTACCTTTCGTTCAAGGTTCTCAAGGTTGCGTTGCTTACTTCCGCACCCACTTAACCCGTCACTACAAAGAACCATTCTCTGGTGTATCTTCTTCAATGACTGAAGATGCAGCCGTGTTTGGTGGTCTGCAAAACATGATTGACGGGTTGGCGAACTCTTACCAACTGTACAAGCCTAAGATGATTGCTGTCTGCACCACCTGTATGGCAGAAGTAATTGGTGATGACTTACAAGCCTTCATCAACAACTCTAAGCAAGCTGGTTCAGTTCCTCAAGATTTCCCAGTACCTTACGCTCACACCCCTAGCTTTGTCGGTTCCCACATCACTGGTTACGACAACATGATGAAGGGAATTCTTTCTAACTTGACCGCAGGTCATAAGAAAGAAACCAGCAATGGTAAAATCAACTTCATTCCAGGTTTTGACACCTATGTAGGCAACAACCGCGAAATCAAGCGGATTGCTTCTTTGTTCGGCTTTGACTACACAATTCTAGCCGACAACAGCGACTACTTGGATTCACCCAACACAGGTGAATTCGATATGTACCCAGGTGGAACAAAGCTAGAAGATGCAGCAGATTCAATCAATGCGAAAGCTACGATCGCACTGCAAGCACACTCTACCCCCAAAACCCGCGAGTACATCGAAAAAGAATGGAAGCAACCAACCTCAGTTTCCCGTCCTTGGGGCATTAAGGGTACTGATGAGTTCTTGATGAAACTCAGCGAATTGAGCGGTATCCCCATTCCTGAAGAATTGGAAATCGAACGTGGTCGTGCAGTTGATGCCATGACTGACTCCCATTCATGGATTCACGGCAAGCGCTTCGCTATCTACGGCGAACCAGATTTAGTATACAGCGTAGTTGGCTTTATGCTAGAAATGGGTGCTGAACCTGTGCATGTCTTGGTTCACAACAGCAACGAAGTATTTGAAGCAGAAATGAAAGAACTGCTTGCTTCTAGCCCCTTCGGTCAACATGCAACTGTTTGGCCTGGTAAGGACTTGTGGCACATGCGTTCACTGTTGTTCACCGAACCAGTAGACTTCTTAGTTGGTAACACATACGGTAAGTACCTGTGGCGCGACACCAAGATTCCCCTCGTGAGAATCGGCTACCCCATCATGGATCGCCACCACCTACACCGCTATGCCACCATTGGTTATCAAGGCGTGATCAACCTCCTCAACTGGACTGTAAACACCCTGTTTGAAGAAATCGATCGCAACACCAACATTCCTTCTAAGACAGATATTTCCTACGACTTGATTCGTTAG